The following are from one region of the Rhodopirellula sp. P2 genome:
- a CDS encoding glycosyltransferase family 4 protein, translating to MFVITSMPVGGAETLLVNLMRRMDPTVIQPEVICLKEPGPLGTEIANEFPVHSDLIGGKYDIAVLPRLARLLRKRNADAVITVGAGDKMFWGRLAAKLAGVPVIASALHSTGWPDGVGRLNRLLTQITDAFIGVAESHGEFLRTFEKFPANKVRVIRNGIDCERFHPSAECRTSPDVREELGLPPQTPLIGIVAALRSEKNHSMLIHAAAKLREQHPDLHTLIIGEGPERATIEPLIGQLGLSDRVHLLSNRSDTPRLLAAMNVFTLCSLNEASPVSILEALACETPVVATDVGSISETVLPGKTGELVPSEDVNSFVAAIDLLLTNDDLRSQLGRNGRELVQATGSLQSMVDGYQTLVHEIFAEKSRASQQAFVAEAAPRTRSAAIKGASRVPVS from the coding sequence ATGTTTGTTATCACCAGCATGCCGGTTGGCGGCGCTGAAACGCTGCTGGTGAACTTGATGCGTCGAATGGATCCCACCGTGATCCAACCCGAAGTCATTTGCCTGAAGGAACCCGGACCACTCGGAACGGAAATTGCAAACGAGTTCCCCGTTCACAGCGACCTCATTGGCGGTAAGTACGACATCGCGGTGCTGCCACGACTGGCACGCTTGCTGCGGAAGCGAAACGCCGACGCTGTGATCACCGTGGGTGCCGGTGACAAGATGTTCTGGGGACGCTTGGCCGCGAAGTTGGCCGGCGTGCCGGTGATCGCATCCGCGTTACATTCCACGGGTTGGCCCGACGGGGTTGGACGCTTGAATCGGTTGCTGACCCAGATCACCGACGCATTCATCGGGGTTGCCGAATCACACGGCGAATTCCTTCGCACGTTCGAAAAATTCCCCGCCAACAAGGTCCGTGTCATTCGCAACGGAATCGATTGCGAGCGTTTTCATCCCTCCGCTGAATGCCGCACTTCCCCCGACGTTCGAGAAGAACTCGGCTTGCCCCCCCAAACTCCGTTGATTGGAATCGTGGCAGCCCTGCGGAGTGAAAAGAATCACTCGATGTTGATTCACGCAGCAGCCAAACTGCGTGAACAACACCCCGATCTTCACACCCTGATCATCGGAGAGGGCCCCGAACGAGCCACGATCGAACCTTTGATCGGACAACTCGGGCTCTCCGACCGAGTCCACCTGCTGAGCAACCGCAGCGACACGCCTCGCTTGCTCGCCGCGATGAACGTGTTCACGCTTTGTTCGCTCAACGAAGCCTCGCCGGTTTCGATTCTGGAAGCTCTGGCCTGCGAGACCCCCGTGGTCGCGACCGATGTGGGCTCGATTTCCGAAACCGTCCTGCCTGGCAAGACAGGCGAATTGGTTCCCAGCGAGGATGTGAATTCATTCGTTGCCGCGATCGACCTATTGCTCACGAACGACGACCTGCGTTCACAATTGGGCCGAAATGGTCGTGAATTGGTCCAAGCCACCGGTTCGCTGCAATCGATGGTCGATGGCTACCAAACGCTCGTTCATGAGATTTTTGCCGAGAAATCCCGAGCCAGCCAACAGGCCTTTGTCGCCGAAGCCGCTCCAAGAACTCGCTCCGCTGCCATCAAGGGTGCTTCGAGGGTACCGGTTAGCTGA
- a CDS encoding ABC transporter ATP-binding protein, which yields MSDPNPPIDPFEQAAPETQAEQSAAAVKEPPLVEVENLEVSFDGQAVLKDISCQIERGQTVAVIGESGCGKTVFMKTIVALVQPTVGRVLFDGEDLSLLNPAELAVIRRRFGFVFQHAALFDSMSIFDNVAFPIRQNEEGTDEAEINDRVRQHISEVGLPEEVIYKRPAELSGGMQKRVGLARALVLRPELVVYDEPTTGLDPIMSDVINELILHTRRMYPVTSIVVTHDMHTARKVADRVMMFYPRRRLDADQSQILFDAPPSQLEHAEDRRVRQFVRGEAGDRIREMTQGMA from the coding sequence GTGAGCGATCCCAACCCTCCTATCGATCCATTCGAGCAAGCGGCACCCGAAACGCAGGCTGAGCAATCAGCGGCTGCGGTGAAGGAGCCCCCTTTGGTGGAAGTCGAAAATCTGGAAGTGTCCTTCGATGGCCAAGCGGTCTTGAAGGACATCAGTTGCCAGATTGAACGTGGTCAAACCGTTGCCGTGATCGGCGAGAGTGGCTGCGGCAAAACCGTGTTCATGAAGACAATCGTGGCTTTGGTGCAGCCAACCGTTGGTCGGGTGCTGTTCGATGGCGAAGACTTGTCGCTCCTCAACCCAGCGGAGTTGGCGGTGATTCGGCGGCGATTCGGATTTGTGTTTCAACACGCTGCGTTGTTCGACAGCATGAGCATCTTTGACAACGTTGCGTTCCCAATTCGACAGAACGAAGAGGGCACGGACGAAGCTGAGATCAACGACCGGGTCCGCCAGCACATCAGCGAAGTGGGATTGCCAGAAGAGGTGATCTACAAGCGGCCGGCCGAGTTGTCAGGAGGCATGCAGAAACGAGTTGGGCTGGCTCGCGCGTTGGTGCTGCGTCCTGAGCTGGTTGTTTACGACGAACCCACCACCGGATTGGATCCGATCATGAGCGACGTGATCAACGAACTGATTCTGCATACCCGGCGGATGTATCCGGTGACCAGCATCGTGGTCACGCACGACATGCACACCGCACGAAAAGTGGCTGACCGAGTGATGATGTTTTATCCGCGACGTCGGCTTGATGCCGACCAATCACAAATTCTTTTCGACGCTCCACCCAGCCAACTCGAGCACGCCGAAGACCGGCGAGTTCGTCAGTTTGTGCGGGGGGAAGCGGGGGATCGCATTCGCGAAATGACTCAGGGGATGGCTTGA
- a CDS encoding FeoA family protein translates to MIAELALDRCGSNCAEIIRLDLPENCASRLKALGLFEGQLVQLSRRGNPLILKAAGSRIAVAGEIAQQIFVRATDG, encoded by the coding sequence TTGATAGCCGAACTCGCTCTGGATCGTTGTGGATCCAACTGTGCCGAAATCATTCGATTGGACCTGCCGGAGAACTGCGCGTCACGTTTGAAAGCGTTGGGCCTGTTTGAAGGTCAATTGGTTCAGTTGTCTCGCCGAGGCAACCCGCTGATCCTGAAAGCCGCTGGAAGCCGGATTGCCGTCGCCGGAGAGATCGCTCAGCAGATCTTCGTGCGGGCCACCGACGGATGA
- the rpmI gene encoding 50S ribosomal protein L35, translating to MGNKIKTHKGTKKRFRLSATGKAMHRQSGTSHLAKGLSKKRRRNLRGTTSVAVCMEPTIHAALNGHSY from the coding sequence ATGGGAAACAAAATCAAAACGCACAAAGGGACCAAGAAACGGTTCCGCCTGTCGGCCACCGGCAAGGCAATGCACCGCCAAAGCGGTACAAGCCACCTGGCCAAAGGTTTGAGCAAAAAACGTCGTCGTAACTTGCGTGGAACCACCTCCGTCGCCGTGTGCATGGAACCAACCATTCACGCAGCTCTGAACGGCCACAGTTACTGA
- a CDS encoding MlaD family protein: MDDSKLRFGVGVLVIAAIGIAVILTFLFGAFPAILNREYTLNVYFPSADGINVNAAVYRDGVKIGRVDDIQLQEKGGVMLTLSMDESIRMTHEYVPQIGIGSLITGDSKLEFRKADRRELAQLFANNEDMINQLYTDDETYRYGSKREDPFNLIFGMEDELVSTFRSVRGAGDAIQDIGSDIKGLVRDVRGVIGISPTAPVSAPSVPMGGFPQSMAPAPEWARPIALVSQTSVPGNASNNVIQTVAMQQTFPPQSTPPQGFTPPPGFGTQLGTPVPGQAGLQTPPTITQLAGEASQAVKEFGFLVRDIRSIIGDPQIQQNVSDTVDRLPGVLDEVKVTLEDARDTFETFREVGGQFEQVGIVAEDAVSQTAAELQSTLESVRTTAKSFEGTAQNIEAFTEPLGERGGELIEAVLVSLANVDNALVQLDTFGRTLNSSDGTVRRLLEDDELFYQVQRTVQNIEAASARLRPILDDVRVFSDKIARDPRQLGVRGAITNRPNGMGLK, translated from the coding sequence ATGGATGACAGCAAACTTCGTTTTGGTGTGGGCGTGCTCGTGATCGCAGCGATTGGAATCGCGGTGATCCTCACGTTTTTGTTCGGTGCGTTTCCCGCGATTCTAAATCGCGAGTACACGCTGAATGTCTATTTCCCGTCCGCCGACGGGATCAACGTCAATGCGGCGGTGTATCGCGACGGCGTCAAAATCGGACGCGTGGATGACATTCAGCTGCAAGAGAAAGGCGGCGTGATGCTGACCTTGTCGATGGATGAGAGCATTCGGATGACACACGAATACGTTCCACAAATCGGGATCGGTTCGTTGATCACCGGCGATTCGAAGCTGGAGTTTCGGAAAGCCGATCGCCGAGAATTGGCTCAGTTGTTTGCGAACAACGAAGACATGATCAATCAGCTTTACACCGATGACGAAACATACCGTTACGGAAGTAAGCGGGAAGATCCGTTCAACCTGATTTTTGGAATGGAAGATGAACTCGTTTCGACCTTCCGAAGCGTTCGAGGAGCGGGCGATGCAATCCAAGACATCGGCAGTGATATCAAAGGGTTGGTTCGTGACGTTCGCGGTGTGATTGGAATCAGCCCAACGGCTCCCGTCTCGGCGCCATCCGTTCCGATGGGAGGTTTCCCTCAGTCGATGGCACCTGCACCAGAATGGGCGCGGCCGATTGCCTTGGTGAGCCAAACGAGTGTCCCGGGAAATGCTTCCAACAACGTGATTCAGACCGTGGCGATGCAGCAGACGTTCCCTCCGCAAAGCACTCCTCCCCAGGGATTCACGCCGCCCCCAGGGTTCGGCACGCAGTTGGGGACCCCAGTGCCGGGACAGGCTGGATTGCAGACACCACCCACCATCACGCAGTTGGCCGGAGAGGCTTCTCAAGCGGTCAAGGAGTTCGGGTTCTTGGTGCGAGATATCCGTTCGATCATCGGTGATCCTCAAATTCAGCAAAACGTCAGCGACACGGTTGACCGTTTGCCGGGTGTGTTGGATGAGGTGAAGGTGACACTCGAAGACGCTCGCGACACCTTTGAGACTTTCCGTGAAGTTGGTGGTCAGTTCGAGCAGGTCGGGATCGTTGCCGAAGATGCCGTTTCGCAAACTGCCGCTGAGTTGCAGTCGACACTGGAGAGCGTCCGCACGACGGCCAAGAGTTTCGAAGGCACCGCACAGAACATCGAAGCCTTCACTGAACCTCTGGGCGAACGTGGCGGTGAGTTGATCGAAGCGGTGCTAGTGAGTTTAGCCAACGTTGACAACGCGTTGGTGCAGCTGGACACGTTTGGTCGGACCCTCAACAGCAGCGACGGAACGGTTCGACGTTTGCTGGAAGACGACGAGTTGTTCTACCAGGTTCAGCGAACGGTTCAGAACATCGAAGCTGCCTCCGCGAGATTGCGACCAATCCTGGATGACGTTCGTGTGTTTTCCGACAAGATCGCTCGCGACCCAAGGCAGTTGGGCGTGCGTGGTGCAATCACCAATCGTCCCAATGGAATGGGCCTGAAGTGA
- the feoB gene encoding ferrous iron transporter B, with protein sequence MNVSPVASCNSSEDSSSKQLCQARVVAMVGNPNVGKTSLFNRLTNLLAKTSNFAGTTVDRRTGTVDLEEGQSCTLVDLPGLYSLTASSPEEQIARAFITGESECPPEGVLVVVDATNLQRSLAVAREAIQCGRPTLVAVNMIELARKSGVDVDLEILSQKLGCPVIGVSARTGEGLPELKSSLRQLLHPHKMVVLGSDAGPNAMECGACGTCPFADGHRWASTLARESTRTGYVASDEWTDRVDQFTTHRFFGPVIFVAVMVSAFASVFYLAQYPMEWLDATFGLVTETVGGWLPEGDLNSLITDGILAGIGGVVIFLPQICILFFMLAILEDSGYLSRAVVVIDRWMRRVGLPGQAFVPLLAAHACAIPAIMSTKVIENRRDRLAAIMVIPLMTCSARLPVYTMVAALLFPSSPWLAALLFASAYALGMVAAFFVAWILKKSILPGEAAPLILDLPPYRTPSLSNALRHAYERGWGFLRDAGVVILAISIGIWVLSTYPKLPEERFAEQIQTAGLDAETLDESDLENRRALAAQEYAVIGRMGKFVQPVFAPLGFDWKTSVGVMTSFAAREVVVSTLSILYGLGPEPEDESSLHARLMTATDADGNRVFTPATCVSLLVFFVLAMQCLPTQAVTKKETGSWGWAAFQFGYMTALAYVAALIAYQTISRLT encoded by the coding sequence ATGAACGTTTCACCGGTTGCGAGTTGCAACTCTTCGGAAGATTCATCCTCCAAACAGCTTTGCCAAGCTCGTGTGGTTGCCATGGTTGGCAACCCGAATGTCGGCAAAACGTCGCTGTTCAACCGGTTGACCAATCTGCTTGCGAAGACGTCCAACTTTGCCGGCACCACCGTGGACCGTCGAACCGGCACCGTGGACTTGGAGGAAGGTCAGTCATGCACGCTGGTCGACTTGCCTGGGCTGTACTCCCTGACGGCGTCGTCTCCCGAAGAACAAATCGCGAGAGCGTTCATCACCGGCGAATCTGAATGTCCTCCCGAGGGCGTCTTGGTCGTTGTTGACGCAACCAACCTTCAACGCAGCCTCGCCGTTGCCCGCGAGGCCATCCAGTGCGGACGCCCGACACTGGTTGCGGTCAACATGATCGAACTGGCGCGGAAGAGCGGCGTTGATGTCGACTTGGAAATCCTCTCTCAGAAACTCGGCTGCCCAGTCATTGGCGTTTCGGCTCGCACCGGAGAAGGCCTCCCTGAGCTGAAATCCAGCCTTCGTCAATTGCTTCACCCGCACAAGATGGTCGTGCTGGGCTCCGACGCTGGTCCCAATGCCATGGAGTGTGGTGCTTGCGGAACCTGCCCGTTTGCAGACGGCCACCGCTGGGCATCCACACTGGCTCGCGAAAGCACGCGGACCGGTTACGTTGCTTCGGACGAATGGACGGACCGAGTCGACCAATTCACGACGCACCGCTTTTTCGGTCCGGTGATCTTTGTCGCCGTGATGGTCTCCGCCTTCGCGTCGGTGTTCTATCTCGCTCAATACCCGATGGAATGGCTCGACGCGACTTTCGGCTTGGTCACCGAAACGGTGGGCGGCTGGCTGCCCGAAGGCGACCTGAACAGCCTGATCACCGACGGGATCCTGGCAGGCATTGGCGGCGTGGTGATCTTCTTGCCGCAGATCTGCATTCTGTTTTTCATGCTGGCCATCCTCGAAGATTCAGGTTACCTCTCACGTGCCGTGGTGGTGATCGACCGCTGGATGCGACGGGTCGGTTTACCGGGCCAGGCTTTTGTCCCCCTGCTGGCCGCGCACGCGTGCGCCATCCCTGCCATCATGTCCACCAAGGTCATCGAGAATCGGCGCGACCGATTGGCGGCCATCATGGTCATCCCGTTGATGACCTGTTCGGCCCGTCTGCCCGTGTACACGATGGTCGCTGCGCTGCTGTTTCCATCCAGCCCCTGGTTGGCGGCGTTGCTTTTCGCATCGGCCTACGCACTCGGAATGGTGGCCGCCTTCTTCGTCGCCTGGATCTTAAAGAAGTCGATCTTGCCCGGTGAAGCCGCCCCGCTGATCCTGGACTTGCCGCCTTACCGAACTCCCTCGCTCAGCAATGCCCTTCGCCATGCCTACGAACGAGGCTGGGGATTCCTGCGAGACGCTGGCGTTGTGATCCTGGCAATCAGCATTGGCATTTGGGTGCTCTCAACGTATCCCAAACTGCCTGAAGAACGCTTTGCCGAACAGATTCAAACGGCCGGCCTGGATGCCGAAACTCTGGATGAATCTGACCTCGAAAACCGTCGCGCTCTGGCGGCGCAAGAATACGCCGTGATCGGGCGGATGGGTAAATTTGTGCAACCCGTCTTTGCCCCGCTGGGCTTTGACTGGAAGACCAGCGTCGGTGTGATGACCAGTTTCGCTGCTCGCGAAGTGGTCGTTTCAACACTCAGCATTTTGTATGGACTGGGACCGGAACCCGAAGACGAATCGTCGCTGCACGCTCGCCTGATGACGGCCACTGACGCGGACGGGAACCGTGTTTTCACGCCCGCAACCTGCGTCAGTTTGCTCGTGTTTTTCGTGCTTGCGATGCAGTGCCTGCCCACGCAAGCGGTCACGAAAAAGGAAACAGGATCCTGGGGATGGGCCGCGTTCCAATTCGGTTACATGACCGCCTTGGCTTATGTTGCCGCCTTGATCGCCTACCAGACGATCTCACGACTCACCTAG
- a CDS encoding PQQ-binding-like beta-propeller repeat protein yields MIQRLQAWIGSSRATTASSQLRTTRPAALPVIAATLIGFAMQTSLVSAEETAPQHRVLLHGKTGLIVVEPDGSTGWQMDWGGIHDLHLLPNDHILTRQGPATVVEIDPSTKEVVWRYDCGKKGGNEGKRIEIHAFEPLPNGNLMIAESGAQRLIEVNRDGEIVHKIALQVEHPNAHTDTRLVRRLESGNYLVAHEADGKAREYNRDGDVVWEYEVPMFGKQEARGHGPEAFGNRLFTALRMDNGNTLIASGNGHSVLEVTPDKKIVWEIHQNDLPGIRLAWVTTLQILDNGNYVIGNCHAGPGQPILIELEPSTKKVVWQLDRFQDFGNNVSNSVVIDEAELDWLN; encoded by the coding sequence ATGATTCAGAGACTCCAAGCTTGGATCGGCTCATCCCGCGCGACGACCGCGTCATCCCAATTGCGAACCACCCGCCCAGCAGCTTTGCCGGTCATCGCCGCAACGCTGATTGGTTTTGCGATGCAAACCAGCCTGGTGTCGGCCGAAGAAACAGCCCCCCAACATCGCGTGCTGTTGCATGGCAAAACAGGATTGATCGTCGTTGAACCGGACGGTTCGACCGGATGGCAAATGGACTGGGGCGGCATTCACGATCTACATCTGCTGCCCAACGATCACATCCTGACCCGCCAAGGCCCGGCAACCGTGGTCGAAATCGACCCGAGCACCAAGGAGGTGGTGTGGAGATACGATTGCGGCAAAAAGGGAGGCAACGAGGGCAAGCGGATCGAAATCCACGCGTTTGAGCCACTTCCCAACGGCAACCTGATGATCGCTGAATCCGGCGCCCAGCGATTGATCGAAGTCAATCGTGACGGAGAGATCGTTCACAAGATCGCACTCCAGGTGGAGCACCCCAACGCGCACACCGACACCCGTTTGGTGCGGCGACTCGAATCAGGCAATTACCTGGTCGCCCATGAAGCCGATGGCAAGGCTCGCGAGTACAACCGTGACGGCGACGTGGTTTGGGAATACGAAGTGCCAATGTTCGGCAAGCAAGAGGCACGCGGCCATGGCCCGGAAGCCTTTGGCAACCGCCTGTTCACCGCCTTGCGGATGGACAACGGCAACACGCTGATTGCGTCCGGGAATGGGCACAGTGTCCTCGAAGTCACACCGGACAAGAAAATCGTTTGGGAAATCCACCAAAACGATCTCCCAGGAATCCGCTTGGCTTGGGTCACCACACTGCAAATCCTGGACAACGGAAATTACGTGATCGGCAACTGCCACGCTGGTCCCGGACAACCGATCCTGATTGAACTCGAACCTTCCACCAAGAAAGTTGTCTGGCAACTCGATCGCTTCCAAGACTTCGGAAACAACGTTTCCAATTCGGTGGTCATCGATGAGGCAGAACTCGACTGGCTGAACTGA
- a CDS encoding lysophospholipid acyltransferase family protein, with protein sequence MTLTSHIIVLLAKMFSGFTVRWVDCQPDTCQRIYFANHTSHLDAVVLWSALPHEIRSLTRPVAAKDYWTGSWFKEHIARSFNALLIDRKEIKVHKSPIDIMIRQMGDLYSLIVFPEGSRSAGEEMSDFKSGLYYLGKKRPDLELVPVYIENVNRILPRGEVLPVPLLSCITIGAPIFLETGEPKADFLRRARQAVLQLKEV encoded by the coding sequence ATGACACTGACCAGCCACATCATCGTTCTGCTCGCCAAGATGTTCAGCGGCTTCACCGTTCGATGGGTGGATTGCCAGCCGGACACCTGCCAACGAATCTACTTCGCCAACCACACCAGCCACCTCGATGCGGTGGTTCTCTGGTCGGCGTTGCCGCACGAAATCCGCTCCCTGACTCGTCCGGTCGCCGCGAAAGACTATTGGACCGGAAGTTGGTTCAAAGAACACATCGCACGCAGCTTCAACGCATTGTTGATCGACCGCAAAGAAATCAAGGTCCACAAAAGCCCGATTGACATCATGATCCGGCAAATGGGCGACCTCTATTCGCTGATCGTCTTTCCCGAAGGCAGCCGCTCGGCGGGGGAAGAAATGAGCGACTTCAAAAGCGGTCTGTACTACCTGGGCAAAAAACGCCCGGACCTCGAATTGGTTCCCGTCTACATCGAAAACGTGAATCGAATTTTGCCGCGTGGTGAAGTGCTGCCGGTGCCATTGCTCTCATGCATCACGATCGGTGCTCCGATCTTTTTGGAAACCGGTGAACCCAAAGCCGACTTTTTGCGCCGCGCTCGCCAAGCGGTGCTGCAACTCAAGGAAGTCTGA
- the rplT gene encoding 50S ribosomal protein L20 has translation MRTTKGAARRQSKKRLFKRAKGFRGGRGNLTRTVKETLLRSGAFAFRDRRVRKREFRKLWIIRINAAVKQHGLRYSEFIHGLNKAEIQLDRKSLSEMAIHDAAGFKQVCDKVKETLAA, from the coding sequence ATGCGTACGACCAAAGGTGCCGCTCGCCGGCAATCCAAGAAGCGTCTGTTCAAACGAGCCAAAGGTTTTCGCGGTGGCCGCGGAAATCTGACGCGTACCGTCAAAGAAACCTTGCTCCGTTCGGGCGCGTTCGCATTCCGCGATCGTCGCGTCCGCAAACGTGAATTCCGCAAGCTGTGGATCATTCGGATCAACGCCGCCGTCAAGCAACATGGGTTGCGTTACAGTGAGTTCATTCACGGCCTGAACAAAGCCGAGATTCAACTCGATCGCAAATCGTTGTCGGAAATGGCGATTCATGACGCTGCCGGCTTCAAGCAAGTTTGCGACAAGGTCAAAGAGACTCTGGCAGCTTAA
- a CDS encoding MlaE family ABC transporter permease, with the protein MSEQQSTTESVLRVQTAKPELPIDTPMRRWIMQWGTAVVGGVTAVGDLAMFTWQMFVWMFTRMPRRDTVLVNFYQVGVLSLPVVALTGSFIGMVLAVQSYYQFHTIGLETHLGVVINTSLVRELGPVLAATMLAGRVGGAMAAVLGTMRVTEQIDALTTMGADPIHYLVVPRFMACLLLIPALTIVADFMGIVGGYFYSVIILGIDRAAYLHHSREGVVAFDLFNGIFKSIFFGGVIAIISCYRGFNCQPGAEGVGKAATEAFVYSFVMILAIDLFLNIVLDWVYFSFYPEGTSLF; encoded by the coding sequence ATGTCGGAGCAACAGTCCACGACCGAATCCGTTCTTCGCGTTCAAACCGCGAAGCCGGAACTGCCAATCGATACGCCGATGCGGCGATGGATCATGCAGTGGGGAACCGCGGTGGTGGGTGGGGTGACTGCGGTCGGTGACTTGGCCATGTTCACTTGGCAGATGTTTGTGTGGATGTTCACACGGATGCCGCGCCGTGACACGGTGCTGGTCAACTTCTATCAGGTCGGCGTGCTGAGTCTGCCGGTGGTGGCATTGACCGGTTCTTTCATCGGGATGGTGTTGGCCGTTCAGAGCTATTACCAATTCCACACCATTGGTTTGGAAACGCACTTGGGAGTGGTGATCAACACCTCGTTGGTCCGCGAATTGGGGCCGGTTCTGGCGGCGACGATGTTGGCCGGCCGAGTCGGTGGCGCGATGGCAGCGGTCTTGGGCACGATGCGAGTGACGGAACAGATCGATGCGCTGACCACCATGGGGGCTGACCCGATCCACTACTTGGTGGTGCCACGGTTCATGGCATGCCTGCTGTTGATCCCCGCACTGACCATCGTCGCGGACTTCATGGGCATCGTGGGTGGGTACTTCTACAGTGTGATCATTCTCGGGATCGACCGAGCGGCCTACCTGCATCACTCACGCGAAGGCGTCGTTGCGTTTGATTTGTTCAACGGGATCTTCAAGAGCATTTTCTTTGGTGGCGTGATTGCAATCATCAGTTGCTACCGCGGGTTCAATTGCCAACCCGGCGCCGAAGGCGTTGGCAAAGCTGCCACGGAAGCCTTTGTGTATTCGTTTGTGATGATCCTTGCGATTGACCTGTTCCTGAACATCGTTTTGGACTGGGTGTATTTCAGTTTCTACCCGGAAGGCACGAGTCTGTTCTAG
- a CDS encoding polysaccharide deacetylase family protein — protein MSEQNQAPMSVLFYHRVADEPINPWTISKRDFERQVDYCRDHFELISLQEVQHRLDTGHSPRPAVSFTFDDGYSENCEFALPLMIRHRIPCTYFVTTENVRHGHPFEHDLRLGRPLPINTIEQIKAAADSGIEIGLHTANHVDFNRVHTTEELNREIVEAKDNLEEMIDRPVRYLAVPFGLPQQMRPAVIETARQCGLKGICSAYGAYNLIGDDSFHIRRFHGDPQFNRLRNWLTYDERKNRRRPTLPDQDVLNIEPEVAANIRHPELAFS, from the coding sequence ATGTCTGAACAGAACCAGGCTCCGATGTCGGTGCTGTTCTATCACCGGGTCGCCGACGAGCCGATCAATCCGTGGACAATTTCGAAGCGAGACTTTGAACGCCAAGTCGACTACTGCCGCGACCATTTCGAATTGATCTCGCTGCAGGAAGTGCAGCATCGGCTCGACACAGGCCACTCGCCTCGGCCGGCGGTTTCATTCACCTTCGACGACGGATATTCCGAGAACTGCGAATTCGCACTGCCGCTGATGATCCGGCACCGGATCCCTTGCACGTACTTCGTGACCACTGAAAACGTTCGTCACGGACACCCCTTTGAGCACGACCTTCGCCTGGGTCGCCCTTTGCCAATCAACACCATCGAACAAATCAAAGCCGCCGCTGACAGCGGCATCGAGATCGGACTGCACACGGCCAACCATGTTGATTTCAACCGGGTTCACACAACCGAAGAGCTGAACCGAGAAATTGTCGAAGCGAAAGACAACTTGGAAGAGATGATTGACCGACCGGTTCGCTACCTCGCCGTTCCATTCGGTTTGCCACAACAAATGCGTCCGGCTGTCATCGAAACCGCCCGGCAGTGCGGGCTGAAAGGGATCTGCAGTGCCTATGGCGCGTACAACTTGATCGGCGATGACTCCTTTCACATCCGACGCTTCCACGGGGACCCACAATTCAATCGTCTCCGCAATTGGTTGACCTACGACGAACGCAAGAATCGTCGACGGCCCACTCTGCCAGACCAAGATGTGCTGAACATCGAACCCGAAGTCGCTGCCAACATTCGCCACCCCGAACTTGCTTTCTCATGA
- a CDS encoding response regulator, with protein sequence MCELFSYAGLIDMSHTTVSSLDEVHILLVEDNEIDVMAFERGIKKNEVPNPLTVAENGQVALDILRGEHPTKTVGPQRIVFLDLNMPIMTGVEFLEEIRRDPELNSTVVFVLTTSDHEVDLVAAYKKNVAGYILKSRVGDACRNLHDLMRSYWRIVVIP encoded by the coding sequence TTGTGCGAGCTCTTTTCTTACGCCGGGTTGATTGATATGTCGCATACGACGGTTTCGAGTTTAGACGAGGTTCACATCTTGCTTGTCGAGGACAACGAGATCGATGTGATGGCGTTTGAACGCGGTATCAAAAAGAATGAAGTTCCAAATCCGCTGACGGTTGCCGAGAATGGCCAAGTCGCTTTGGACATTTTGCGAGGCGAGCATCCAACGAAGACCGTGGGCCCGCAGCGGATCGTGTTTTTGGATCTCAACATGCCAATCATGACTGGCGTGGAGTTTCTCGAAGAGATTCGTCGGGACCCGGAGCTCAACTCGACGGTGGTGTTTGTGTTGACCACATCCGATCACGAGGTGGACTTGGTTGCCGCGTACAAGAAGAACGTTGCGGGGTACATCTTGAAGTCTCGCGTCGGCGATGCCTGTCGGAACCTTCACGACCTGATGCGTTCTTACTGGCGGATTGTTGTGATCCCCTGA